The proteins below are encoded in one region of Paraburkholderia phenazinium:
- a CDS encoding nucleoside 2-deoxyribosyltransferase: MTRTDAVLIVGELVVDFTLAQHGAKCKLRLGGVGHAARGLWAAGLDYAVAAFCPQYLVDEAKSYLAKCGCKEFIWLGDVVGAPNVILIGDATEVSHQGYEDLMRNTKVVKFHDPLPSLDAYQKVVVFPGRFDISALSGAFSKDARFSFDVAYDLEDLSSLMTFNGRVQAVIISTSSSLFDALGRFDVDGLIDAVKTLSPEVFLLKENRGGSRLFDLRDGGVEEIPATLGKTVNSVGVGDVYSSVMVGLSHMGWTEAAWRGCQAATVYSQSTFPDDIKRDVERGFRLSLDVLQALGGTMLPWHDRPRYSIYLAGPDVSYVEKQELDRAVDSLTYHNFRVRRPILENGELKRPASQGDLRRTYLMDCQLLKECDAVFAVPLDRDAGTLVEIGMAIEMGKPVITYDPRQENENTMVVVGSSVYSADLDACLNGTFDTLAKLRAESQ; this comes from the coding sequence GTCGACTTTACGCTTGCTCAACATGGTGCAAAGTGCAAGCTTCGTTTGGGTGGGGTAGGCCACGCTGCGCGGGGACTCTGGGCTGCAGGGCTCGACTACGCCGTTGCAGCGTTCTGTCCGCAGTATCTCGTCGACGAAGCGAAGAGCTATCTGGCGAAGTGCGGGTGCAAAGAGTTCATCTGGCTCGGCGATGTCGTAGGCGCCCCGAACGTCATCCTCATCGGTGACGCGACGGAGGTTTCGCATCAAGGCTACGAAGACTTGATGCGCAACACCAAGGTAGTGAAATTCCACGACCCGCTGCCGAGCCTCGATGCTTACCAGAAGGTCGTCGTCTTCCCTGGCCGTTTCGATATCAGTGCTCTCTCCGGCGCATTTTCGAAGGACGCAAGGTTCTCGTTCGACGTCGCGTATGACCTCGAGGACCTGTCGTCGCTCATGACGTTTAACGGGCGCGTACAGGCAGTCATCATCTCGACGTCGTCTTCGCTGTTCGATGCGCTCGGCAGGTTCGACGTTGATGGGTTAATAGATGCGGTGAAGACGTTGTCGCCGGAGGTGTTTCTGCTCAAGGAGAATCGTGGAGGCAGCCGGCTCTTCGATTTGCGCGATGGCGGCGTCGAAGAAATCCCAGCAACGCTAGGTAAGACTGTCAACTCTGTCGGCGTGGGCGACGTCTATTCCTCTGTGATGGTGGGCCTCTCTCACATGGGATGGACGGAGGCGGCATGGCGTGGATGCCAGGCTGCGACGGTGTACTCACAGTCGACGTTTCCTGACGACATCAAGCGCGATGTGGAGCGCGGGTTCCGGCTTTCGTTGGATGTGCTGCAAGCGCTGGGCGGGACCATGCTTCCGTGGCACGACCGACCGCGTTACTCCATCTACCTTGCCGGCCCGGACGTCTCGTACGTCGAGAAGCAGGAACTCGACCGTGCTGTGGATAGCCTCACGTATCACAACTTCAGAGTGCGGCGTCCTATCCTGGAGAACGGCGAGTTGAAGCGGCCCGCGAGCCAGGGCGACCTGCGCCGCACGTATCTCATGGACTGTCAACTGCTGAAGGAATGCGATGCGGTCTTCGCAGTTCCTCTCGACCGTGACGCTGGCACGCTCGTCGAAATCGGCATGGCAATCGAGATGGGCAAGCCGGTCATCACCTACGACCCACGGCAGGAAAACGAGAACACGATGGTCGTCGTCGGAAGTTCGGTATACTCCGCCGACCTCGACGCGTGCCTCAACGGTACGTTCGACACGCTTGCCAAATTGAGGGCCGAATCGCAATGA
- a CDS encoding HU family DNA-binding protein — protein MATTSATKAGKKPAPIVKKAATPATRKAVADTPLKPIKDSFTKASLATHLAERAGVEPKAAKALMAALEETVLASVHKKGAKEFTLPGLLKVVAQDVPAKKKRFGKDPFTGEDKWFAAKPASVRLKVRPLKKLKEAAL, from the coding sequence ATGGCAACCACGAGTGCAACGAAAGCTGGAAAAAAGCCGGCGCCGATAGTGAAGAAGGCGGCGACTCCTGCCACGAGGAAGGCGGTCGCTGACACGCCGCTGAAGCCCATCAAGGATTCGTTCACGAAGGCTTCGCTCGCCACCCATCTTGCCGAGCGCGCAGGTGTCGAACCGAAAGCCGCGAAGGCTTTGATGGCCGCGCTGGAGGAAACAGTGCTCGCGTCGGTCCACAAGAAGGGCGCGAAGGAGTTCACGCTGCCGGGTCTGCTGAAGGTTGTTGCTCAGGACGTGCCGGCAAAGAAGAAGCGCTTCGGGAAGGACCCGTTCACGGGTGAAGACAAGTGGTTTGCCGCGAAGCCCGCTTCGGTGCGTCTGAAAGTGCGCCCGCTGAAGAAGCTGAAAGAGGCCGCTCTCTAA
- a CDS encoding response regulator has product MKLNVLVVEDDEFKQRHIVDFLGQQDWCGDSIIACSVVGGIAQIDESEFDLVILDMALPNYDGGSDAGQGLGGIAVFRYLRQIAPCVPVVVLTQFEALREGSALVDTETLKSRLEHEFGLQFAALAKYKIASDEWKHCLNLVANSVRNK; this is encoded by the coding sequence ATGAAGCTTAATGTGTTGGTCGTCGAGGATGATGAATTTAAACAACGTCATATTGTGGATTTTTTGGGGCAACAAGACTGGTGTGGTGATTCGATAATTGCTTGCTCTGTCGTTGGTGGAATTGCTCAAATTGACGAATCAGAATTTGATTTGGTTATATTGGACATGGCATTGCCAAACTATGATGGAGGCTCGGATGCAGGTCAAGGACTTGGAGGTATTGCCGTATTTCGCTATCTCCGGCAAATTGCACCGTGCGTTCCGGTGGTTGTTCTCACTCAGTTCGAGGCATTGCGGGAAGGTTCGGCGCTGGTGGACACCGAGACGTTGAAATCGAGGTTGGAGCACGAATTCGGGCTGCAATTTGCGGCATTAGCAAAATATAAAATTGCTTCGGATGAATGGAAGCATTGTCTCAATCTGGTCGCAAACTCAGTAAGAAATAAATGA
- a CDS encoding phosphorylase family protein — MNILILEDDDDKYSRVECVVRESGNALQRVWRAENIAQARGLLAEHKFSVLILDVRVPYRTDEPPDDGAGVALLKEIMIDAAGQPPTHVVGLTGHADVHSVHSEVFRRHGWVLLEYSATSPEWANSLASYLSHATAVANESDDGDAFDVAIITALPSPEFSELRRVFPELQGPTKLDAKTLVWHGTVTQTNGKSIRVVAVHSWQMGLTAAALLAERVLGRYKPKVLAMTGICAGRRDKVQLGDVVIATQSWEWQGGKLTEDDGNQHLMAAPEPCRASGALLAAARALKGRPGCEASISQLPPVAPQNLGWTLREGPMLSGLSVVAAKDVMVEVAKQHRGYLALEMEAYAIYAAATFSARPCEAVVIKGVCDFGEVDKDDSMQLVAAERSAKVLRALLNEFLT, encoded by the coding sequence ATGAATATATTGATATTAGAAGACGACGATGATAAGTACTCACGGGTCGAGTGCGTCGTCAGAGAGAGTGGGAATGCTTTGCAAAGAGTATGGCGCGCCGAAAATATTGCGCAAGCCCGCGGCTTACTAGCCGAGCATAAGTTCTCCGTTCTAATTTTGGACGTGCGCGTCCCATATCGAACCGATGAACCGCCCGATGATGGAGCGGGGGTGGCGCTACTCAAAGAAATCATGATTGATGCGGCGGGCCAGCCTCCTACGCACGTCGTTGGGCTTACAGGCCACGCAGACGTGCATAGCGTCCATTCGGAGGTGTTCCGTCGCCACGGATGGGTATTGCTCGAGTACTCGGCAACGAGTCCTGAATGGGCGAATTCACTTGCCAGCTACTTGTCACATGCCACCGCGGTCGCCAACGAATCCGACGATGGGGACGCATTTGACGTAGCGATTATCACTGCGTTGCCGTCACCGGAATTTAGTGAGCTTCGTCGCGTGTTCCCTGAACTTCAGGGGCCTACCAAGTTAGACGCGAAGACACTCGTGTGGCACGGCACTGTCACGCAAACCAATGGGAAGTCAATCCGGGTCGTAGCGGTGCATTCCTGGCAGATGGGCCTCACCGCCGCTGCTTTATTAGCCGAACGCGTTCTTGGCCGTTACAAGCCCAAGGTGTTAGCCATGACCGGCATATGTGCCGGGCGTAGAGACAAGGTACAGCTAGGCGATGTCGTTATCGCGACGCAGAGCTGGGAGTGGCAGGGAGGCAAGCTCACTGAAGACGACGGAAATCAGCACCTAATGGCGGCGCCGGAACCATGTCGCGCGTCTGGGGCTCTGCTGGCGGCCGCTCGAGCCTTAAAGGGGCGACCCGGATGCGAGGCATCGATAAGTCAACTTCCTCCTGTTGCGCCGCAAAATCTTGGTTGGACCCTTCGCGAAGGACCGATGTTGTCAGGGTTGAGCGTCGTTGCGGCGAAAGATGTCATGGTCGAGGTCGCGAAGCAACATCGAGGCTATTTGGCGTTGGAGATGGAGGCTTATGCCATCTATGCGGCCGCAACTTTCAGCGCTCGTCCTTGCGAGGCAGTGGTGATTAAGGGGGTTTGCGACTTTGGTGAAGTGGACAAAGACGACTCAATGCAGCTTGTGGCGGCGGAGCGGAGTGCCAAAGTGCTCCGGGCACTGTTGAACGAGTTTTTGACCTGA
- a CDS encoding 7-cyano-7-deazaguanine synthase, whose product MKRALLLASGGLDSTTVGYQLAATGADVVPIFFDYGQHCVEVEWSRVNEVLPADMQRPERFDISDIFRGSQSRLIREADLWTEEVKDDDLYIPYRTLLFFAVAAARAQTVGILDVYTGFINSNHAKEIDCTTAFMNSLDGLTSTIGPVRFHSPFRYSSKADVARAAAELGVPIGRTYSCQASAQFPCGACPNCVERLNALKEAKLV is encoded by the coding sequence ATGAAAAGAGCGCTTCTTCTGGCCTCTGGCGGCCTGGACTCAACGACAGTTGGATATCAGCTTGCGGCAACCGGCGCTGATGTCGTACCAATCTTTTTTGACTACGGGCAACATTGCGTAGAAGTCGAGTGGAGTCGCGTCAACGAAGTCTTGCCTGCCGATATGCAGCGGCCTGAGCGGTTCGACATCTCGGACATATTCAGAGGCTCGCAGTCGCGCTTAATCCGCGAGGCTGACCTCTGGACTGAAGAGGTCAAGGACGACGACTTGTACATCCCGTACCGAACGTTGCTGTTTTTCGCCGTTGCAGCGGCGCGTGCACAGACCGTCGGTATCCTGGATGTCTATACTGGCTTCATCAACAGCAACCACGCCAAAGAAATTGACTGCACTACCGCGTTTATGAACAGCCTCGACGGACTCACATCGACCATTGGTCCCGTTCGCTTCCACTCTCCGTTCCGCTACTCGTCCAAGGCCGACGTGGCCCGGGCGGCTGCGGAGCTTGGCGTGCCTATCGGCCGTACCTACTCGTGTCAGGCGTCCGCACAGTTTCCGTGCGGCGCATGTCCGAACTGCGTCGAGCGCCTGAACGCATTGAAAGAGGCGAAGTTAGTATGA